One Pyrofollis japonicus DNA window includes the following coding sequences:
- a CDS encoding HD domain-containing protein, giving the protein MTIKTVKPKLIHDAIHGTIPYTSIEHEIISNYIFNRLHDILQNSLVFRVFPGDRISRFSHSIGVMHISSKIFFYSLANTDDQTLHLFYEKIREFVKEYARIINDDLKVISPSGQEVYCAKEYTSEDLKEVLKRILNPEVVLNYFIPGNVSDEFKPYLLFSLQSLRIASLLHDAGHLPLSHVFEYALDQIYKELESMHNNINEIKHLFESYKNFRELFSTQLKPHETLSIIIVLQLLGNKYKRILREMDSEEKCPAPLEDVYDAIVHAMLALSSALIILGDKSDTAVNNILEFLHKNNEYKINVDLGIFSKTLHQILDNEVDSDKIDYVKRASLYSGVKMSFNEDRIITTYRLVKDSSSPNLYILPAAKSLHEIEELHKALFRFYRNIIGHHRVMLLEKLLTEILTKMIRLYKYYDSLPDKYNDIRNYIKENYIQKLIRLFDFCNKHKFREAIAVLFSLDDAWIFSFLKNIYVYILTKEIRNQKLEKIEKELEIMLREIFENVKEIRPLWKHRSEYWSFIRSLFNNDNKINIKDINGKLRIKLLDTKETSLELQQCIENCVKKNNYDSKEVFGILIQPLAPVLRLPKLKGKFRIWTYRGDSIRIVHIDELSELRRLQDEEEKTHVQLYVYYYKDLNRRVIEKCTRSCIKDVLITDTK; this is encoded by the coding sequence GTGACTATTAAGACTGTTAAACCAAAGCTAATACATGATGCAATCCATGGAACAATACCGTATACTAGCATAGAACATGAAATAATCTCAAATTACATATTTAATAGACTCCACGATATACTACAAAACTCCTTAGTTTTTCGCGTATTTCCTGGAGACAGAATCTCTAGATTTTCACACTCAATAGGTGTAATGCACATAAGTAGTAAAATATTCTTTTATTCTCTTGCTAATACAGATGATCAGACCCTTCACTTATTTTATGAAAAGATAAGGGAGTTTGTCAAAGAATATGCCCGAATAATAAATGATGATTTAAAAGTAATATCACCTTCAGGTCAAGAGGTTTACTGTGCTAAAGAGTACACATCAGAGGATCTGAAGGAAGTCCTCAAGAGGATATTAAATCCCGAGGTAGTACTCAATTACTTTATACCAGGAAATGTAAGTGATGAATTTAAACCCTACCTATTGTTTAGCTTACAAAGCCTTAGAATTGCAAGCTTATTACATGACGCGGGTCATTTACCCTTAAGTCATGTATTTGAATATGCACTTGACCAAATATATAAAGAATTAGAAAGCATGCATAATAATATAAATGAAATTAAACATTTATTTGAATCATATAAGAATTTTCGAGAGCTATTTTCAACGCAACTGAAACCTCATGAAACGCTAAGCATTATTATTGTTTTACAACTACTAGGTAATAAATATAAAAGAATTCTAAGAGAAATGGATAGCGAGGAAAAATGCCCAGCCCCGCTTGAAGATGTTTACGACGCAATTGTACATGCTATGTTAGCTCTATCCTCAGCGCTCATTATTTTAGGAGATAAAAGCGATACTGCAGTAAATAATATTCTTGAATTTTTACATAAAAACAATGAATATAAAATAAATGTTGATTTAGGAATATTTTCAAAAACGCTTCACCAAATTTTAGATAATGAAGTTGATAGTGATAAAATAGACTATGTTAAAAGAGCATCACTATATAGCGGCGTAAAGATGTCATTTAATGAGGACAGAATTATCACCACATACAGACTCGTAAAGGATTCTAGCAGTCCTAACCTCTACATCTTACCCGCCGCAAAATCGCTGCATGAAATTGAAGAACTTCATAAAGCTTTATTTCGTTTCTATCGAAATATAATAGGCCATCATAGAGTAATGTTATTAGAAAAATTATTAACAGAAATATTAACTAAAATGATAAGATTATATAAGTATTATGATTCGTTACCTGATAAATATAATGATATAAGGAATTATATAAAAGAAAACTATATTCAGAAATTAATAAGATTATTTGATTTTTGCAACAAACATAAATTTAGAGAAGCTATTGCTGTGCTTTTTTCTCTAGATGATGCCTGGATTTTTTCATTTTTGAAAAATATATATGTATACATACTAACAAAAGAAATACGAAATCAAAAACTTGAAAAAATTGAAAAAGAGTTAGAAATAATGCTTAGAGAAATTTTTGAAAATGTAAAAGAAATTAGACCATTATGGAAGCACCGAAGTGAGTACTGGAGCTTTATTAGAAGCTTATTTAATAATGATAATAAAATAAATATAAAGGATATAAATGGAAAGCTTAGAATAAAGTTACTAGATACAAAAGAAACGAGCTTAGAACTTCAACAATGCATAGAGAATTGTGTTAAGAAAAATAATTACGATAGTAAAGAAGTTTTCGGGATACTCATACAGCCCCTAGCACCTGTTCTTCGACTCCCCAAACTTAAGGGGAAATTTAGGATTTGGACCTATAGAGGTGATTCTATAAGAATTGTTCATATAGATGAATTATCTGAACTTCGACGTCTACAAGACGAGGAGGAAAAAACACATGTACAGCTATATGTATATTATTACAAAGACCTTAATAGAAGAGTTATTGAAAAATGTACAAGAAGCTGCATCAAAGATGTTCTAATAACAGATACCAAATGA
- a CDS encoding MBL fold metallo-hydrolase, with the protein MAAKPRRLGDRTWALPGSPNTVIVGLGNGSAMIIDPGIGDDRSSLISASLEKLGLRATVIALTHGHTDHLAAAPPLVSESVQVLAHKYCVPLVESLETRFSIVYGGVISKSLASMPPITLRVSRAYWWGEEIASGVKTIDLRGHSPGHSGIVIEDDKVIAAGDAILGEKVLARFGIPFALNLREWKESLQVLMELAESGYKIVPGHGPIVEGGRAKAMIEANIAAVDKVRNYVLETIRSHHPITIDKLAVIATRDLSAAEPTPRQVLLNRTALVSVVAWLEEEGLVEPVTTDEGVAWKPRG; encoded by the coding sequence GTGGCGGCGAAGCCTAGACGCTTAGGAGATAGGACGTGGGCTCTACCCGGGAGCCCTAACACGGTAATAGTAGGCCTTGGCAATGGCTCGGCGATGATCATTGACCCCGGTATAGGGGATGATCGCTCTTCCCTCATTTCTGCGAGTCTAGAGAAGCTAGGCTTACGGGCAACAGTGATCGCGCTAACCCATGGCCATACAGATCACTTGGCTGCTGCTCCTCCCCTGGTATCGGAATCAGTACAAGTCTTGGCTCACAAGTACTGTGTGCCTCTCGTTGAGAGCCTTGAGACACGGTTCAGCATAGTCTATGGCGGAGTTATTAGCAAGTCTCTCGCCTCAATGCCCCCCATAACGCTGAGAGTGTCCAGGGCCTATTGGTGGGGCGAGGAAATAGCATCCGGCGTGAAAACAATAGATCTTCGCGGCCATAGCCCCGGGCATAGCGGGATAGTAATTGAAGACGATAAGGTTATTGCAGCAGGTGACGCGATTCTCGGTGAGAAGGTTCTGGCCAGGTTTGGGATACCCTTTGCGCTGAATCTGCGCGAGTGGAAGGAAAGCCTGCAGGTATTAATGGAGCTAGCAGAGTCTGGGTACAAAATAGTCCCAGGCCATGGACCCATAGTAGAGGGTGGGAGAGCAAAGGCAATGATAGAGGCCAATATCGCCGCCGTAGACAAGGTAAGAAACTATGTACTAGAGACGATAAGGTCGCATCACCCGATAACTATTGACAAGCTAGCAGTAATCGCTACACGAGACCTCTCAGCGGCCGAGCCTACTCCGCGCCAAGTGCTCCTAAACCGTACAGCGCTAGTCTCTGTTGTGGCTTGGCTCGAAGAAGAAGGCCTAGTTGAGCCCGTTACAACCGATGAAGGAGTAGCATGGAAACCTAGAGGCTAG
- a CDS encoding Rossmann-like domain-containing protein codes for MEQALNAATAWRILGKAMREVLDSALRKWAGLRVADAFLGARYSYVELVGGWCGVAYVPGYDLGRGVDVLEEATPRLLARLVERGFGRGAASLALAAINAATMAWIYESLDPPVIIEKRLSDIVGAGHGDKVVVLGYMRGVVDEFLESGADVYVSEISEDLYLEAARDAKNKGFTVIGRDEARHYLEKATIVVASGSALLYPELTLWELKAALSARERVLVGPTSSFHPLLGKKLGATLVGGVYIDPSMCNMVRWHVAGGGGLHSFRRKGAKAPFLPRIYMRV; via the coding sequence TTGGAGCAAGCACTGAATGCTGCCACCGCTTGGCGCATTCTAGGCAAGGCTATGAGGGAGGTACTTGACTCGGCTCTCCGCAAGTGGGCTGGGCTACGTGTAGCTGACGCGTTTCTCGGGGCCCGTTACTCGTACGTTGAGCTCGTTGGAGGCTGGTGTGGAGTAGCATATGTCCCGGGGTACGACCTAGGAAGAGGAGTTGACGTGTTAGAGGAGGCTACTCCCCGTCTTCTCGCACGCCTTGTTGAGAGGGGGTTTGGGCGTGGTGCAGCGTCACTAGCATTGGCGGCCATTAATGCAGCGACAATGGCTTGGATCTATGAGTCCCTTGACCCGCCGGTGATTATTGAAAAAAGGCTTTCCGATATTGTTGGAGCGGGGCACGGCGACAAGGTAGTCGTACTTGGATACATGAGGGGCGTTGTTGACGAGTTCCTCGAGTCCGGTGCAGACGTCTATGTCTCTGAGATCAGTGAGGATCTCTACCTAGAGGCGGCGAGAGACGCTAAGAACAAAGGCTTCACCGTTATAGGCCGCGACGAGGCTAGGCATTATCTAGAGAAGGCAACCATAGTAGTTGCTAGCGGGAGCGCACTACTCTACCCAGAGCTGACGCTGTGGGAGCTTAAGGCCGCATTAAGTGCACGCGAAAGAGTACTCGTGGGACCCACGTCGAGTTTCCATCCATTGCTCGGAAAGAAGCTAGGGGCGACACTTGTCGGGGGAGTCTATATAGACCCCAGCATGTGCAACATGGTTCGCTGGCATGTGGCGGGAGGCGGAGGTTTGCATAGCTTTCGGAGGAAAGGAGCCAAGGCTCCTTTCTTGCCGAGGATATATATGCGCGTCTAG
- a CDS encoding radical SAM protein has translation MACIAACAQVQKIGQETNGIPKHVQRLGALLGNMVTSCTEAFFKKLIGSDADRNEHAKIIRSIEKGVYALYIHMPFCHKPLCKFCCFVKYPYDPNRYTMYMSALKKEIAWLASSAEDAKIRVVYIGGGTPSINIYELAEVVDLLRSYFGHGLDVSAEASPIDIDDEAVSVLRSAKVSRLSIGVQALDDKRLVELGRLHHKVEHSLKAIEAARGKFDTVNIDMIWGGRNDTVERIREEADRALSLGVDQVTFYPLMPAPGLRKLMMLRSEGPWHPLDTELYETIVQESLRHGYAPSTAWCMNRGARLIDEYIVDYDKFFALGVSGIGRLGNYAYANTFSIEKYVKLVEERGFSATKALYVSPLEDMLYYASTQIFGLRFCPSTLLQRYGELGARFARLLVTILRALGEHSDEEGCYNIRRLHTLYLAHVMQRGIYMGVNMFREWGLRTQA, from the coding sequence ATGGCATGTATTGCAGCTTGTGCCCAAGTTCAAAAAATAGGTCAAGAGACAAACGGTATACCTAAACACGTACAGCGCCTCGGAGCACTCCTAGGCAATATGGTAACAAGCTGCACCGAAGCATTTTTCAAAAAACTAATAGGCAGCGATGCTGATCGAAACGAGCACGCGAAAATTATCAGAAGTATTGAGAAAGGAGTGTATGCACTCTATATCCATATGCCGTTTTGCCATAAGCCCCTTTGCAAGTTCTGCTGCTTCGTAAAATACCCCTATGACCCAAATCGCTACACAATGTACATGTCTGCATTGAAGAAAGAAATAGCGTGGCTCGCATCGAGCGCAGAGGATGCGAAGATACGTGTAGTCTATATTGGAGGAGGAACGCCGTCTATAAACATCTATGAGCTAGCCGAAGTGGTAGATCTGCTAAGAAGCTACTTTGGCCACGGCCTCGATGTGTCTGCAGAGGCTAGTCCAATAGACATAGACGATGAGGCTGTCTCTGTACTGAGATCTGCAAAGGTTTCAAGGCTAAGTATAGGTGTCCAAGCACTTGATGATAAGCGCCTTGTAGAGCTAGGCCGCTTACACCACAAGGTAGAGCATTCCTTGAAAGCCATTGAAGCTGCGCGAGGAAAGTTCGATACAGTGAATATTGACATGATTTGGGGCGGGCGCAACGATACCGTGGAGAGAATACGAGAAGAAGCCGATAGGGCTCTCTCGCTTGGAGTGGACCAGGTAACGTTCTACCCTCTCATGCCCGCACCCGGCCTGCGCAAGCTCATGATGCTGCGCTCTGAGGGGCCCTGGCACCCGCTGGACACTGAGCTCTACGAGACAATCGTGCAGGAATCGCTCAGACATGGTTATGCACCGTCAACTGCTTGGTGCATGAATCGCGGCGCAAGGCTCATTGATGAGTACATAGTTGATTATGATAAGTTCTTCGCCCTAGGCGTGAGCGGAATAGGTAGGCTCGGTAACTATGCATATGCAAATACCTTTAGTATTGAGAAGTATGTTAAGCTTGTGGAAGAGAGGGGATTCTCGGCGACAAAGGCTCTCTACGTCTCGCCTCTAGAGGACATGCTCTACTATGCCTCTACACAGATCTTCGGCCTCCGCTTCTGCCCGTCAACGCTTCTCCAGCGCTACGGAGAACTAGGGGCAAGATTTGCCCGCCTACTTGTAACCATACTAAGAGCGCTAGGGGAGCACAGCGACGAAGAAGGCTGCTACAACATAAGGAGACTCCACACCCTCTACCTTGCACACGTAATGCAGCGCGGAATATACATGGGAGTCAACATGTTCCGGGAATGGGGGCTAAGGACCCAGGCCTAG
- a CDS encoding ATP-binding protein: MTRQTNVARPVGMVTGDARPDYFVFTADPDNIPRLYDYVYIEAKEVPPGENEPVTVKVLAQIRSIRRLALGVSPEHPWPVLRNLSLPRGSDTVIASAKVLGYKWRGGIYYPRHAPPVGSWVYLAPDDLLKEFYSVEEPRRLHVGYLISRPSVPAFLDLEGIKRHVAIIAATGAGKTWASVVLIEELLKKGATIVVLDPHGEYAAMKRTAYRLGQGFENAVRVLKGHREQEGDLQYRVSIADMSAEELATIAGIPSKANRIRSVIYGAKRLSAWMSEATGDPRWRGLRGIIKIIQSAIDAMEITRMQNNMRLDVFAQNLVTRLALKTGWENERLKELQKRLKELIASDEEIGKGIRRLWLSLSRDTSPGYDAIRYLDELLRIGVYGVKTIPLDVLLEPGTVTVVNLAGLRAEVQDHLVYNILYRIFTARLRYLRRIPGESYPYPVVVVLEEAHRFVPPKSQKQTRSRDIVATIASEGRKFGVFIVAITQRPSRIDPDVLSQLQGQIILRIVNPRDQEAIRDSSEQVSQDLLDNLPGLNTGEAVVVGPLSPAPIMMRLRDRVLSYSGGDISLVEAWGASRSDMKLLEEMKQDALEKISALTGEKYRDLAEALAELTGLDVGSKDVDKALRLIVRESVWASYNDEVGVIYGEVIYHDGRSCEVRIDIASRTPYCSCCGNRVCGHVVAVLIRAVLDNVIPVGAEARSEPWSDLL; the protein is encoded by the coding sequence ATGACGAGACAGACAAACGTTGCGAGACCTGTAGGCATGGTTACAGGCGATGCCAGGCCGGACTATTTTGTTTTCACAGCAGACCCTGACAATATTCCGCGACTCTATGACTACGTATACATTGAGGCTAAAGAGGTCCCACCAGGTGAAAACGAGCCAGTCACGGTCAAGGTTCTCGCACAGATTCGTAGCATTCGGCGCCTCGCACTAGGCGTCTCCCCGGAGCATCCTTGGCCAGTGCTCCGCAATCTTTCCCTGCCGCGCGGAAGCGACACAGTCATCGCTTCCGCAAAGGTTCTTGGGTACAAGTGGCGCGGAGGCATATATTATCCAAGGCATGCACCACCCGTAGGCTCATGGGTTTACCTAGCCCCTGATGACCTGCTGAAGGAGTTTTACTCTGTAGAGGAGCCACGCAGGCTCCATGTCGGATACTTGATTTCTAGGCCGAGTGTGCCAGCATTTCTTGACTTAGAGGGGATAAAGCGCCACGTAGCCATTATAGCTGCTACCGGCGCGGGCAAGACATGGGCAAGTGTTGTTCTCATAGAGGAGCTTCTGAAGAAAGGAGCAACAATAGTTGTTTTGGATCCGCATGGCGAGTACGCTGCTATGAAGAGAACCGCGTACCGTCTTGGCCAAGGCTTTGAAAACGCCGTAAGGGTTCTAAAAGGGCACCGGGAGCAGGAAGGCGACCTACAGTATCGGGTCAGCATTGCTGACATGTCTGCTGAAGAGCTTGCAACTATAGCCGGTATACCTTCAAAGGCTAATCGTATTAGGAGCGTAATCTATGGCGCGAAGAGGCTCTCTGCATGGATGTCGGAGGCTACGGGTGATCCTCGTTGGAGGGGACTGCGCGGGATAATAAAGATAATACAGTCTGCGATAGACGCTATGGAGATAACACGAATGCAGAACAATATGAGGCTTGACGTTTTTGCGCAGAACTTGGTGACTAGGCTCGCCCTTAAAACCGGCTGGGAGAACGAGAGGCTTAAGGAGTTACAGAAGAGGCTTAAGGAACTAATTGCTTCGGACGAGGAGATAGGTAAGGGCATTAGGAGGCTATGGCTAAGCCTCAGTAGGGATACTTCGCCGGGCTATGACGCGATCCGGTATCTTGATGAACTCCTCCGCATAGGAGTTTACGGCGTAAAGACTATCCCGCTTGATGTCCTCCTGGAACCGGGCACGGTCACGGTTGTTAACCTGGCTGGACTGAGGGCAGAGGTCCAAGACCACCTTGTATACAATATTCTCTACCGAATTTTCACCGCTAGGTTGCGCTACCTTAGGAGGATACCTGGGGAGAGCTACCCATATCCGGTCGTCGTCGTGCTGGAGGAGGCCCACCGATTCGTTCCTCCGAAGTCCCAGAAGCAGACGCGTAGTCGCGACATTGTCGCAACAATTGCCTCAGAGGGTAGAAAGTTTGGTGTATTCATTGTGGCTATTACTCAGAGGCCTAGCCGCATCGACCCCGACGTGCTTAGCCAGCTCCAGGGCCAGATAATTCTTCGTATAGTTAATCCCCGGGACCAGGAAGCAATAAGGGATTCGAGTGAGCAGGTAAGCCAAGATCTTCTCGACAATCTTCCTGGCCTGAACACTGGAGAGGCGGTAGTAGTAGGGCCGTTGTCGCCTGCACCCATAATGATGAGGTTAAGGGATCGCGTGCTGAGCTATAGCGGGGGCGACATAAGCCTTGTGGAGGCTTGGGGTGCGTCTAGGAGCGATATGAAGCTTTTAGAAGAGATGAAGCAAGATGCGTTAGAGAAGATATCGGCGCTCACCGGTGAGAAGTACCGTGACCTCGCAGAAGCCTTAGCGGAGCTAACGGGGCTCGATGTAGGTAGCAAGGATGTAGACAAGGCACTGCGCTTAATTGTCCGGGAAAGCGTTTGGGCGAGCTATAACGACGAGGTGGGCGTCATATATGGTGAGGTGATCTACCATGACGGTAGGAGCTGCGAGGTGAGAATCGATATTGCTTCGCGCACACCTTATTGTTCGTGCTGTGGCAACCGCGTATGTGGCCATGTTGTAGCCGTGCTTATCAGGGCTGTACTTGATAACGTGATCCCGGTTGGAGCTGAAGCTAGATCTGAACCATGGTCCGACCTATTATAG
- a CDS encoding carbon-nitrogen hydrolase family protein, producing the protein MTITVALIHMRLKPLAKKSNLEKARKLVRDAALKGANLAVLPSFVNTGPFFLYYPRTRNQSIARNQAERIPGSTYEYLSMMAIENGIYIVAGPIVERAGPKMFLTTLIIMPNGALLAKYRKIAPNIVDEDIGISPGREIVVFNDAGRAMGLLAEDDIYYPEIARALLLSGATAMIATLRPGEDVNKVKLSLLARSIENRVPILAVGGAFETVENVIDIPTMVIDPQNGIVEEINEPKDTFLLVEVMDKPSNMKEIIEASLKAKTISTILCKAAKESLVENLVAKFRSGENTA; encoded by the coding sequence GTGACCATAACTGTAGCACTAATACATATGAGGCTCAAACCCCTGGCAAAGAAAAGCAATCTGGAGAAGGCAAGAAAGCTCGTAAGAGATGCTGCCTTAAAAGGAGCAAATCTTGCCGTGCTCCCATCCTTCGTGAACACGGGCCCCTTCTTTCTCTACTATCCACGTACTCGTAATCAGTCAATAGCGAGGAACCAAGCTGAGAGAATACCGGGAAGCACATATGAATACTTATCCATGATGGCCATAGAGAACGGCATATACATTGTGGCTGGCCCAATAGTTGAGAGAGCAGGGCCAAAAATGTTCCTCACAACTCTCATAATAATGCCGAACGGCGCCCTCCTCGCAAAGTATAGGAAAATCGCACCCAACATCGTTGACGAAGATATCGGGATCAGCCCCGGCAGGGAAATAGTTGTATTTAATGACGCAGGCAGGGCGATGGGCCTACTAGCAGAGGACGACATCTATTACCCCGAGATAGCCCGCGCTCTCCTCCTCTCCGGAGCAACAGCCATGATAGCGACTCTTAGACCCGGAGAAGACGTGAACAAGGTAAAGCTAAGCCTACTCGCCAGAAGCATAGAGAACCGGGTACCAATCCTCGCTGTCGGAGGCGCTTTCGAGACAGTGGAGAACGTGATAGATATACCCACAATGGTCATTGATCCCCAGAACGGCATAGTCGAAGAGATAAATGAGCCAAAAGACACCTTCCTCCTAGTAGAGGTAATGGATAAGCCAAGCAACATGAAGGAAATCATAGAGGCATCACTAAAGGCAAAAACTATCTCAACTATACTATGTAAGGCTGCAAAAGAAAGCCTTGTTGAAAATCTAGTAGCAAAGTTTAGAAGCGGAGAAAACACGGCATGA
- a CDS encoding thiamine ABC transporter substrate-binding protein, producing MSRGAFVTVVVIVAIIAGIVGYYIGGVSGKSTTTTITVTGSVGSKVSTTTVTKTETITNAGQGKAHKITVYVYSDFMAWGEDPKLFDKLVKDFERVTGIKVEVRKFDDARTMVTTAIGEYKKGVKTADVIIGVDSLLVVELKKNNMLECYVSPSADEALVKALDPDECVTPIDYGLIALVYDPSRLSTEEITMLKDGVSLDELVRLAPRIVTEDPTKSSPGLNFLLYTIALSEKAGRNWEELWSAMKKNNILVLGSWSDAFNEFLRTGSKRAIVVSYGTDPAYSAWENMRHGKPMTPSINATVLALGDKKYGWVQVEGVAIIKGANVEAAKKFVDWLLSIEVQSLIPENQWMLPARQDVPLPAFYKYALTEKDVDRLANTLVPPSKVSENLEKWLAAWLKIMSG from the coding sequence ATGAGTAGAGGGGCCTTTGTTACAGTCGTCGTTATTGTTGCAATTATTGCAGGCATTGTAGGCTATTATATCGGGGGAGTCAGTGGCAAGTCAACAACCACAACTATTACCGTAACAGGGTCCGTAGGCAGCAAGGTTTCAACAACTACGGTTACCAAGACGGAGACCATTACTAATGCGGGACAAGGGAAAGCTCACAAGATCACTGTATATGTTTATAGTGACTTCATGGCGTGGGGCGAGGATCCGAAGCTATTTGACAAACTTGTTAAGGATTTTGAACGCGTTACTGGTATTAAGGTTGAGGTAAGAAAGTTCGACGACGCTAGAACAATGGTTACTACCGCCATAGGTGAGTACAAGAAAGGAGTTAAGACCGCCGACGTGATAATTGGCGTTGATAGCTTGCTGGTCGTTGAGCTTAAGAAGAACAATATGCTTGAGTGTTACGTATCGCCGAGTGCGGATGAAGCGCTAGTTAAGGCTCTTGACCCTGATGAATGTGTGACGCCCATAGATTATGGACTCATTGCGCTGGTATATGATCCTTCAAGGCTAAGCACTGAAGAGATTACAATGCTTAAGGACGGTGTTAGCCTCGATGAACTAGTCAGGCTTGCACCGAGGATAGTTACTGAGGATCCGACTAAGAGTAGTCCGGGCCTCAACTTCCTTCTCTATACTATAGCTTTGTCAGAGAAAGCGGGCAGGAACTGGGAAGAGCTGTGGAGCGCTATGAAGAAGAACAACATACTCGTACTAGGATCGTGGAGCGATGCCTTCAACGAGTTTCTGAGAACGGGGAGCAAACGTGCCATAGTCGTTAGCTATGGTACGGACCCGGCATATAGTGCGTGGGAGAACATGAGGCATGGTAAGCCGATGACGCCAAGTATTAATGCGACTGTCTTAGCTCTTGGCGACAAGAAGTATGGATGGGTCCAGGTCGAGGGCGTTGCGATAATCAAGGGCGCAAACGTGGAGGCTGCCAAGAAGTTTGTTGACTGGCTTCTAAGCATAGAGGTTCAGAGCCTCATTCCCGAAAACCAGTGGATGCTGCCTGCGAGACAGGATGTACCGCTACCGGCTTTCTACAAGTACGCCTTGACGGAGAAAGATGTTGACAGGCTTGCCAACACGTTAGTGCCTCCGAGCAAGGTTTCGGAGAATCTTGAGAAGTGGCTGGCGGCTTGGCTAAAGATTATGAGCGGCTAG